Part of the Actinomyces howellii genome, ACGCCGGACACAGGCTCCTGCAGATGGTCCCCGTCTTCTTCGGGGCCACGCTGCTCATCTACGCGATGGTCTTCGCCCTGCCCGGGGACCCCGTCGCGGCCTTGGGCGGTGAGCGCACGCTCAGCCCCGCCGTCCAGGAGCAGATCCGCTCCGACTACAACCTGGACAAGCCCTTCATCGTCCAGTACCTGCTCTACCTCAAGGGTGTGTTCACCCTCGACCTGGGGACCACGCTGCGAGGCGGCAGGGAGATCACGGAGGTCCTGGCCACCGCCTACCCGGTCACGATCAAGCTCGCGGTCCTGGCCCTGGCCATCGAGGCGGTCGCGGGTATCACGGTCGGCCTCGTCGCGGGGATGCGCAAGGGCGGTTTCTTCGACGCCACCGTGCTCGTCGTCTCGCTCATCGTCATCGCCGTGCCCACCTTCGTCATCGGCTTCGTCATGCAGTTCTTCATCGGCGTCAAGGCCGGGTGGCTGCCGGTGACGGCGGGCAACTCCCCAGGGTTCAAGGAGCTGCTCATGCCGGCCATGGTGCTGGGCGCGGTCTCCTTCGCCTACGTGCTGCGCCTGACCCGCACGCAGGTCGCCGAGAACCTCTCGGCCGACCACGTGCGCACCGCCCGCGCCAAGGGGCTGAGCGGGACCCGCGTCATGCTCGTGCACGTGCTGCGCAACTCCCTCGTGCCCGTCATCACCTTCCTGGGCGCGGATCTGGGCGCCCTCATGGGAGGGGCGATCGTCACCGAGGGCATCTTCAACATCAACGGCGTCGGCGGGACGCTCTACCGGTCGATCCTCCAGGGGGAGGGGCCCACGGTGGTGTCATTCACGACGGTGCTCATCGTCGTGTTCATCGTCTCCAACCTCGTTGTCGACCTGCTCTACGCCGCCCTCGACCCCAGGATCCGCTATGCCTAAGTCCCCTGAGAACACCGCCGCGCGGCCCGGACAGGAGCGCTTCGTCGCCGAGGTCGACGAGCAGGGCCTGGGCGCCGTCGACGCCGTCGCTGACGAGAGCGCGCCCTCCTCGATGTGGGGGGAGGCGTGGAAGCAGCTGCGTCGGCGCCCCATCTTCTGGTTCTCCGCCCTGCTCATCGTCTGCGCCCTCGCGCTGGCTATCGTTCCGGGGCTGTTCACCCGGACCGACCCGACCTTCTGCCAGCTGTCGAACTCCTACGGCGAGCCCTCCGCCGGACACCCCTTCGGCTTCACCCGCCAGGGCTGCGACATCTTCGCGCGCACCGTCCACGGAGCGCGGGCCTCGGTGAGCGTCGGCGTGCTCACGACCGCGATCGTCGTGGTCATCGGCTCGATCGTCGGAGCGATCGCCGGGTACTTCGGCGGCTTCTTCGACTCCCTGCTGTCCCGGGTCACCGACATCTTCTTCGCCATCCCCTTCGTGCTGGCCGCGATCGTGGTCATGCAGATGTTCAAGGGCAGCTCCTCGATCATGACGGTCGTGGCGGTGCTGGCCATGTTCGGCTGGCCCCAGATCGCCCGCATCACCCGAGGGGCGGTTATGGGCGTCAAGAACGAGGACTACGTGACGGCCGCCCGCTCGCTGGGGTCGGGACGCCTGCGCATCCTGACCCGCCACATCCTGCCCAACGCCGCGGCACCGATCATCGTGACGGCCACGGTCCAGCTCGGCTCCTTCATCGTGGCCGAGGCGACCCTCAGCTTCCTGGGCATCGGGCTGCCGCCCTCGATCGTGTCCTGGGGGGCTGACATCGCCGACGCCAAGGCCGCGCTGCGCGACCACGTGTCCGTGCTGCTCTACCCGGCCGGCGCCCTGGCCCTGACCGTGCTCGGATTCATCATGATGGGCGACGCGGTGCGCGACGCCCTCGACCCGAAGGCCCGAAAGTGACTCCACGACCCGTCCCCGGCCACGGCGCCGACTCCGATGCCCCCCTGCTCGACGTGCGCGAGCTCGAGGTCGCCTTCCGCTCCTCGACCGGCACCGTCCAGGCCGTGCGCCAGGCGAACCTGACGGTCTACCCCGGCCAGTCGGTGGCCATCGTGGGGGAGTCCGGCTCAGGCAAGTCGACCCTGGCCCACGCCGTCATCGGCCTGCTCCCCGGCACGGGGAGGGTGACCGGCGGCCAGATCCTGTTCGAGGGGGAGGACATCGCCCACGCCTCGGCCTCCCGGCTGCGTCGGCTGCGCGGAAGCGAGATCGGCCTGGTCCCCCAGGACCCGATGAGCAACCTCAACCCGGTGTGGTCGATCGGCTTCCAGGTCAAGGAGGCGCTGAGGGCCAACGGCCTGGCCGGCGTCGCCGACGACCGCCTCGCGGCCCTGGCCGCCGAGGACGGCACGCAGACCAGTGAGACCGGCAGGATCGACGTCAACGAGCAGGTGGCCCTGCTCCTCCAGGACGCCGGGCTGCCCGACGGGGCGCGGCGCGCCCGCCAGTACCCCCACGAGTTCTCCGGGGGGATGCGCCAGCGGGCCCTCATCGCCATCGGCCTGGCGGCCCGGCCCCGCCTGCTCATCGCCGACGAGCCCACCTCCGCGCTGGACGTGACCGTCCAGCGCCGCATCCTGGACCACCTGGGGCGTCTGACCCGCGAGCTGGGAACCGCCACCCTGTTCATCACCCACGACCTGGGCCTGGCCGCGGAGCGGGCCGAGCACATCGTCGTCATGCACCGGGGGCGCGTCGTCGAGTCCGGCCCCAGCCTCGAGGTCCTCCAGGGTGGTTTCAGGTGGTGAGTGCAATGGTGGTGTCGTGTTCTGTTTTCTGCAGGAGCCTGTTGAAGGCTTCTGCGGGTGTGGCCCAGTCTAGGGTCTGGCGGGGGCGGGTGTTGAGGAGGTGCTGGGCCTGTTCGAAGGCGTGGAGGGGGTAGGTCGACAGGTCGGTGCCTTTGGGGAAGAACTCGCGGATCAGGCCGTTGGTGTTCTCGTTGGTTCCTCGTTGCCAGGGGCTGTGGGGGTCGCAGAAGTACACCTCGAGGTTGGTGGCGGTCCTGAAGCGGGCGACCTGGGCCATCTCGCCGCCCTGGTCCCAGGTCAGGGACCGGGCCATGGAGCGGGGCAGGCCCTTGATCATGGTCTCCAGCACCGTGGCCACGGTGGTGGCGGTGTGGTCGGTCAGCAGCGGGGCGATCAGGACCAGGCGGGTGGTGCGTTCGACCAGGGTGATCATCGCGGTGCGGTTGCCCGCGCCCATGACCAGGTCGCCCTCCCAGTGGCCTGGCACGGCCCGGTCGGCGACCTGGGCCGGGCGGGTGCTGATACGCGCGTCGGCCAGCCAGGGCCTGGAGGCCAGGGGCCCGGCCAGGGCCGAGCGTGGCACGCGCCGACTCCGCCCGGTGCGCAGCCTGTAGTGACGGCCCAGCTCGGCGCGCAGCGTCCCTCGGCCCTGGACGTACAGGGACTGGTAGATCGTCTCGTGGCTCACACGAAGATCATCGCGCTCGGGGTGGTCCGCAGCCAGACGGCGGCTGATCTGCTGGGGCGACCACCGCTGTCTCAGGCCCTGGACCACCAGGGCCCGCAGCTGGTCGTTGGAGTCCAGCACACGCGCCTTGGGCCGTGCCCTGGCGGCCCGGGCCTGGGCGTGGCGGGCCTGGGGGTCGTAGGCCTGCCGGCCCCCGCCGGCAGCGACCTCGCGGCTGACCGTGGAGACAGCCACCCCCAGGAACCGGGCGATCGAGGCCAGGGAATCACCCCTGGCCAGGCCCGCAGCGATCGCGCCGCGCCCCTGAGCCCCCAGACGCCTGCCGTGCCCGGTACCCCGGACCATCACCTCGAACCCGTCCCCCGACCCGCCCCGACCACGCCCAGCAGGCCTGGTCGTCCCGACCATCCCGCCCTCCCTGGCCCCGTGCCGCATCCTCATACCCCACAGCCTGCACCAGTCCGACACCGTGGACTGAGGCACCGAGAAACAAGCCCCCGCCTCGCGAGCCAACCAACCCGACTCGATCAGCTCCCGCACACCATCGCGAACCACACCAGGCCACACCCCACGCACCACAACCAGCCCCTCTCCCAAGCACCACCCATTGCACTCACCCCCTGAAACCACCCAGGACCCCCGCCACCCCTACACCCAGCGCCTCGTCAAGGCCGCCCCGTCCTTGGCCAGCCGCAGGATCGAGTCGGCTCACGCCGCCGGGGTCGAGACGGCGGCCGACGAGCTCGTCTCCCACGACGTCGACGCCGACGCCGAGCAGGTCGTGCGCGTCGAGAACCTCACGAAGGTCTTCGAGGTGCGCGGGGCCAAGGGGGACGCCAAGACCCTCACTGCGGTCGACGACGTCAGCTTCGGGGTGCGCCGGGGCACGACGACGGCCCTGGTCGGTGAGTCCGGCTCGGGCAAGTCGACGGTGGCCAACATGGTCCTCAAGCTGCTCGAGCCGACCTCGGGCACGGTCTTCCACCGCGGGGTGGACCTGTCGACCCTGAGCGGCGACAAGCTCTTCGCCCTGCGGCGCACGATGCAGCCGGTCTTCCAGAACCCCTACGGCTCTCTGGACCCGATGTACTCCATCTTCAGGGTCATCGAGGAGCCCCTGCGCGTGCACCAGGTCGGGGACCGCGCCGCCCGGGAGGCCCGGGTCGCCGAGCTGCTCGACATGGTGGCCCTGCCCCGCTCGGTCATGCGCCGCTACCCGGGGGAGCTGTCCGGAGGGCAGCGCCAGCGCGTGGCCATCGCCCGTGCGCTGGCGCTCAAGCCGGAGGTCATCGTGCTCGACGAGGCCGTCTCCGCCCTCGACGTGCTCGTCCAGGCCCAGATCCTCAGGCTCCTGGCCGAGCTCCAGGACGAGCTGAGCCTGACCTACCTGTTCATCACCCACGACCTCGCGGTGGTCCGCCAGATCGCCGACGACGTCGTCGTCATGGAGCACGGCAGGATCGTCGAGGCCGGGCCGTGCGAGGAGATCTTCGCCAACCCGCAGGAGAGCTACACCCGCGAGCTCATCGACGCCGTCCCCGGCGCCAGCATCGAGCTGTACTCAGTGCCCTGAGCCGCTGCACCCCTGTTTCGCCTCGGCCGGTGCCGCCTGGAGGCTGAGGACCTCATGCACAGAGGATTCCTCAGTCTCCAGGAGCCGCCCGGATGACGGTTGTGTCACAAGCCCCGGACTGCGCTGGCTATCATGATCTCGGTGAACGGGTTTCGGCGGCGTCCGTGCGGTGCCCCCTCCTGACGCACCACATCCGACGGTGGTGACCGCCGTCCCGCGCCGACCTGAGGAGTCGAGATGATGGTGTCTGCTGTGATGAGCGGGGAGGCGACGCCGTCCTCGGGCCGGCTCCCCGCACCGAGCCCACTGCGATGGAGCGGGGGAGGGCTGTGATCAGGTACATGGCGCGTCGGGCCCTGGGGTGGCTCGGCATGATCTTCCTGGCCACCAACCTCACCTACTTCCTGGCCAGCTTCTACCTCAACCCTCGCTCGAACTACGTTGCGCGGCGCCCCAAGCTCCCTGAGTCCCAGATCGACCAGATGCTGGCCCA contains:
- a CDS encoding ABC transporter permease; translated protein: MLRYAGHRLLQMVPVFFGATLLIYAMVFALPGDPVAALGGERTLSPAVQEQIRSDYNLDKPFIVQYLLYLKGVFTLDLGTTLRGGREITEVLATAYPVTIKLAVLALAIEAVAGITVGLVAGMRKGGFFDATVLVVSLIVIAVPTFVIGFVMQFFIGVKAGWLPVTAGNSPGFKELLMPAMVLGAVSFAYVLRLTRTQVAENLSADHVRTARAKGLSGTRVMLVHVLRNSLVPVITFLGADLGALMGGAIVTEGIFNINGVGGTLYRSILQGEGPTVVSFTTVLIVVFIVSNLVVDLLYAALDPRIRYA
- a CDS encoding ABC transporter permease; this encodes MPKSPENTAARPGQERFVAEVDEQGLGAVDAVADESAPSSMWGEAWKQLRRRPIFWFSALLIVCALALAIVPGLFTRTDPTFCQLSNSYGEPSAGHPFGFTRQGCDIFARTVHGARASVSVGVLTTAIVVVIGSIVGAIAGYFGGFFDSLLSRVTDIFFAIPFVLAAIVVMQMFKGSSSIMTVVAVLAMFGWPQIARITRGAVMGVKNEDYVTAARSLGSGRLRILTRHILPNAAAPIIVTATVQLGSFIVAEATLSFLGIGLPPSIVSWGADIADAKAALRDHVSVLLYPAGALALTVLGFIMMGDAVRDALDPKARK
- a CDS encoding IS30 family transposase, with amino-acid sequence MVRGTGHGRRLGAQGRGAIAAGLARGDSLASIARFLGVAVSTVSREVAAGGGRQAYDPQARHAQARAARARPKARVLDSNDQLRALVVQGLRQRWSPQQISRRLAADHPERDDLRVSHETIYQSLYVQGRGTLRAELGRHYRLRTGRSRRVPRSALAGPLASRPWLADARISTRPAQVADRAVPGHWEGDLVMGAGNRTAMITLVERTTRLVLIAPLLTDHTATTVATVLETMIKGLPRSMARSLTWDQGGEMAQVARFRTATNLEVYFCDPHSPWQRGTNENTNGLIREFFPKGTDLSTYPLHAFEQAQHLLNTRPRQTLDWATPAEAFNRLLQKTEHDTTIALTT